The Euphorbia lathyris chromosome 2, ddEupLath1.1, whole genome shotgun sequence genome includes a window with the following:
- the LOC136220715 gene encoding protein NDR1-like, whose translation MSNPGGGCCRCCCSFTLTLGLTALFLWLSLRPSKPKCALIKFNIAALNQSLQPPGNTTLIFQLRLENTNKDKGVNYDPVNVTFYDSPSKNHTVANFIIPKFYQGHKKKASKGGEPNATGLDRSAVLKAISNGSAVFRVDLATSVKYKILFWTTKRYRIMVGADFNISNQINHKKGIKLSSNGFRIFSYFGQVGVVLINFLVFGLINLVNY comes from the coding sequence ATGTCAAATCCCGGAGGTGGATGCTGCAGATGCTGTTGCAGTTTCACACTCACTCTAGGTCTAACAGCTCTATTCCTATGGCTAAGTTTACGTCCCTCCAAGCCCAAATGCGCACTCATAAAATTCAACATAGCTGCCCTAAACCAGTCACTGCAGCCGCCGGGAAACACCACTCTGATCTTTCAATTGAGACTAGAAAACACCAACAAAGACAAAGGCGTAAACTACGATCCAGTAAATGTAACTTTCTATGATAGTCCAAGTAAGAATCACACCGTAGCCAATTTCATTATCCCCAAATTCTATCAAGGTCACAAGAAGAAAGCGAGCAAGGGCGGCGAGCCAAACGCTACTGGACTCGACAGAAGTGCGGTTTTGAAGGCGATTTCGAATGGGTCGGCGGTTTTCCGGGTGGATTTGGCTACTTCGGTTAAGTACAAGATTTTGTTTTGGACAACTAAAAGGTATAGGATCATGGTTGGAGCTGATTTTAATATTAGTAATCAGATTAACCATAAAAAGGGTATTAAGCTTAGTTCTAATGGTTTTAGGATTTTTAGCTATTTTGGTCAAGTTGGAGTTGTTTTGATCAATTTTTTGGTGTTTGGGTTGATTAATTTGGTCAACTATTGA
- the LOC136220716 gene encoding protein NDR1-like: MAKKSVSICSSCSSLITLGFSGFFIWLALKVSKPKCSLQKFYIPSLNQTLNATGNATFFFQIKLQNPNRLKGIYYDAVNVTFLYRPTNNQSVGTFSIPGFYQGHRKKALKGGQLNASGIDREAVFREVSNGSAVFRVDLATAVRYKILAWKTKRHRITVGADLNISDQGTFINSDKDIRLTSNSAKIGNNFGKISNFIIVNFSFFYLF, from the coding sequence ATGGCGAAGAAATCCGTTTCTATTTGCTCTTCTTGCAGCTCCCTAATCACCTTAGGATTCTCAGGTTTTTTCATATGGCTAGCTTTGAAGGTCTCTAAACCAAAATGCTCACTACAAAAATTCTACATTCCATCTCTAAATCAGACCTTGAACGCAACCGGAAACGCCACTTTCTTCTTTCAAATCAAACTCCAAAACCCCAACCGCCTCAAAGGCATCTACTACGACGCCGTAAATGTAACATTTCTGTACAGACCGACTAACAATCAATCTGTAGGGACTTTCTCGATCCCCGGATTTTACCAAGGCCATAGAAAGAAAGCTTTAAAAGGCGGTCAACTCAATGCTTCTGGAATTGACAGGGAAGCGGTTTTCCGGGAGGTTTCTAATGGGTCGGCGGTTTTCCGGGTGGATTTGGCTACTGCTGTTAGGTACAAGATCTTGGCATGGAAAACAAAGAGGCATAGGATCACTGTTGGGGCTGATCTGAATATCAGTGATCAAGGTACTTTTATTAACTCCGACAAGGATATCCGGCTTACCTCTAATTCAGCCAAAATTGGGAACAATTTTGGGAAAATATCTAATTTTATTATAGTtaacttttcatttttttatttgttttaa